The following are from one region of the Nostoc cf. commune SO-36 genome:
- a CDS encoding Txe/YoeB family addiction module toxin, whose product MSDNLEPEAPPQSKDYQEDNLERNLVFDRRFLEDLTYWVETNRKTALRVLSLVEEIRRNPFQGTGNPERLRYYDANIWSRRITQTDRIVYVVSDDRIEFIQARYNYSDR is encoded by the coding sequence ATGTCGGATAATTTAGAACCAGAAGCACCTCCACAATCTAAAGATTATCAAGAGGATAATTTAGAACGCAACCTCGTTTTTGACCGGAGATTTCTGGAAGACCTTACCTACTGGGTAGAGACAAATAGAAAAACTGCACTCCGCGTCTTATCTTTAGTTGAAGAGATTAGGCGGAATCCCTTTCAAGGGACAGGCAATCCTGAAAGATTGAGATACTATGATGCAAATATATGGTCACGCCGAATCACTCAAACTGATCGGATTGTTTACGTGGTAAGCGATGACCGAATTGAGTTTATTCAGGCGCGATACAATTATAGCGATCGCTAA